One genomic window of Salvelinus alpinus chromosome 9, SLU_Salpinus.1, whole genome shotgun sequence includes the following:
- the LOC139530800 gene encoding glutathione-specific gamma-glutamylcyclotransferase 1-like → MKLLAITTSEKSSLWIFGYGSLVWKPDFKYKRSKVGYIEGYSRRFWHGDNFHRGDKDMPGRVVTLVEDHDACTWGVAYEVTDSQMEESLQYLNVREAVLGGYVTKMVEFTPREKCQGSLLALVYIATSDNPIYLGPATPTEIAAQIAICRGNTGHNIEYLLRLAEFMRLYCPEVEDDHLFSIEAAALALVI, encoded by the exons ATGAAGCTTCTGGCTATTACCACATCAGAAAAATCCAGCCTGTGGATATTCGGATATGGCTCCTTAGTCTGGAAACCAGACTTCAAATACAAGAGGAGCAAAGTCGGTTATATCGAAGGATATAGTCGACGTTTCTGGCATGGGGACAATTTTCATCGAGGAGACAAAGACATG CCAGGTAGAGTGGTAACTTTGGTGGAAGATCATGAT GCTTGCACTTGGGGGGTAGCCTACGAGGTCACTGACTCCCAGATGGAGGAGTCTCTGCAGTACCTGAATGTGAGAGAGGCTGTGCTGGGGGGCTATGTCACCAAGATGGTGGAGTTCACTCCCAGAGAGAAGTGCCAAGGGTCTCTGCTCGCCCTGGTCTACATCGCCACCTCTGACAACCCCATATACCTCGGGCCTGCCACTCCCACAGAGATAGCTGCTCAGATTGCCATCTGCAGAGGCAACACGGGACACAACATAGAGTACCTCCTCCGTCTGGCTGAGTTCATGAGGCTGTACTGTCCCGAGGTAGAGGACGACCATCTCTTCTCCATAGAGGCAGCCGCCCTGGCTCTGGTCATCTGA
- the LOC139530801 gene encoding delta-like protein 4: MATWFTFIIAIVITIFTQVLGSGVFELDLHQFQNNRSLLANGIACSPACRTFFRVCLKNYQTIVSPGDCYFGSVVTPVLGNNSFSVMEDGTFTKPIRLPLTHFAWPGSFSLIIEAWYSPSADLPEDTNNPALLISYFSIQRKLEVGDEWSQDVQSGGQTELRYSYRFICIENYYGDSCSKICAPRDDRFGHYTCNPEGQISCLPGWKGEYCEEPICLKGCSKNNGNCSRPGDCVCREGWQGTFCDECKRHPSCKHGTCQQPWQCTCKEGWGGLLCDQDLNYCTHHKPCRNGATCMNTGQGSYTCTCQPGFTGDTCDSEVRECDSQPCRNGGLCLDLENGYRCACTQGYEGTHCEHRMLTCADSPCFHGKCRERDNGRSYMCECPGGFTGLNCEKKVDKCTSLPCTNGGRCVIHGTTRWCSCRSGFSGPRCEININECSMNPCANGANCMDRINDYTCICPLGYNGRNCDKPTDSCASKPCLNGGTCTNGAKGQPAACTCPAHISGPQCQYYDVPLLIPPSPSPSRVREPLDRLHWAAICLGVGMVVLLVLICMVAMVLRHIQQQRKRKKDSESMNNLSDVQKENLISDLQLKNTNKKVDLEVEVDCLREKSQNHKDINYHLDYKTFKEYKDEPSEEDKDENCKKMIEEKMPLTRKYSERPECRISTICSPRDSMYQSVFVIAEEKNECVIATEV, from the exons ATGGCAACTTGGTTTACCTTTATCATCGCAATTGTTATAACGATTTTTACGCAG GTTCTGGGATCTGGTGTATTCGAGCTTGATCTTCATCAGTTTCAGAATAATAGAAGTTTGCTGGCAAACGGCATAGCTTGCAGTCCAGCCTGTAGAACTTTTTTCCGAGTTTGCTTGAAGAACTACCAGACGATAGTGTCACCAGGTGACTGCTACTTCGGCAGTGTCGTTACACCTGTACTAGGCAACAACTCGTTCAGCGTCATGGAGGACGGCACGTTCACTAAACCTATTCGCCTGCCACTCACCCACTTTGCATGGCCG GGTTCGTTTTCTCTAATCATTGAAGCATGGTATTCTCCTTCAGCGGATCTACCTGAAG ATACAAACAACCCTGCCTTATTGATTAGTTATTTTTCCATCCAAAGAAAGTTGGAAGTAGGGGATGAGTGGTCCCAGGATGTGCAGAGTGGGGGGCAGACAGAGTTAAGGTACTCATACCGGTTCATCTGCATTGAAAATTACTACGGGGACAGTTGTTCCAAAATATGTGCTCCAAGAGACGACCGTTTTGGCCACTACACCTGCAACCCTGAAGGGCAAATATCATGTCTACCGGGCTGGAAGGGAGAATACTGCGAAGAAC CAATTTGCCTCAAAGGGTGCAGCAAAAATAATGGAAATTGCTCAAGGCCAGGAGACTGTGT ATGCAGAGAGGGCTGGCAGGGAACCTTCTGTGATGAGTGTAAGAGACATCCATCCTGTAAACATGGCACCTGTCAGCAGCCCTGGCAGTGCACCTGCAAAGAGGGCTGGGGAGGCCTCCTCTGTGACCAAG ATCTGAACTATTGTACCCATCACAAGCCGTGTCGTAACGGGGCCACCTGTATGAACACGGGCCAGGGGAGCTACACCTGTACCTGCCAGCCGGGCTTCACAGGGGACACGTGTGACAGCGAGGTCAGGGAGTGCGACAGCCAGCCCTGTCGGAATGGAGGCCTGTGCTTG GACCTTGAGAACGGCTATAGGTGTGCATGCACGCAGGGGTACGAGGGGACGCACTGCGAGCACAGAATGCTGACTTGTGCCGATTCACCCTGCTTCCATGGGAAGTGCAGAGAAAGGGACAACGGGCGGAGCTACATGTGCGAGTGCCCAGGGGGCTTCACTGGACTCAATTGTGAGAAGAAAGTGGACAAATGCACCTCCCTGCCCTGTACAAATG GTGGACGTTGTGTTATCCACGGCACCACACGCTGGTGCAGCTGCCGCTCAGGCTTCTCTGGCCCACGCTGTGAGATCAACATCAACGAGTGTTCCATGAACCCTTGCGCCAACGGAGCCAACTGCATGGACCGCATCAACGACTACACCTGTATCTGCCCCCTGGGCTACAACGGCCGCAACTGTGACAAGCCCACTGACAGCTGTGCCTCCAAACCCTGCCTGAACGGTGGGACCTGCACCAATGGGGCCAAAGGCCAGcctgctgcctgcacctgcccagcCCACATCAGCGGCCCCCAGTGCCAGTACTACGATGTGCCTTTACTCATcccccccagccccagccccagccgcGTTAGAGAGCCCCTGGACAGGCTCCACTGGGCAGCCATCTGTCTGGGTGTGGGCATGGTGGTGCTCCTGGTGCTGATCTGCATGGTGGCCATGGTCCTGCGCCACATCCAGcagcagaggaagaggaagaaggacTCAGAGTCCATGAACAACCTATCAGACGTCCAGAAGGAGAACCTCATATCTGACCTGCAGCTGAAGAACACCAACAAAAAGGTGgacctggaggtggaggtggattgTCTCAGGGAAAAGTCCCAAAACCATAAAGACATCAACTACCACTTGGACTACAAAACCTTCAAGGAGTACAAGGATGAACCATCAGAAGAGGATAAAGATGAGAACTGTAAAAAGATGATAGAGGAGAAAATGCCATTGACTAGAAAGTACAG CGAAAGGCCGGAGTGTAGGATATCAACGATATGTTCTCCAAGAGATTCAATGTACCAGTCTGTGTTTGTGATAGCAGAGGAGAAGAATGAATGCGTCATAGCAACTGAG GTATAA